Proteins encoded within one genomic window of Pygocentrus nattereri isolate fPygNat1 chromosome 7, fPygNat1.pri, whole genome shotgun sequence:
- the LOC108434136 gene encoding ATP-sensitive inward rectifier potassium channel 1-like: MTRSLRQWFRDYLAERRFRRSRLVTKNGHCNVEYGNMRYGNIFAYMQDTWSTFVEVGWFSFMLFYVASFIFSWFIFTLIWYWVARDNGDLWWQTQPENHTACILNMNDLVTAYLYSVETQLTIGFGYRVITAQCPSAITVIMVQVLIGAVISCFWCGVLVHKISMPRQRAKTVTFSENAVISAKQNALCLQIRVANLRKSLLVGSQLYGKLIRTRVTPEGKTIIMEQVNVDFMVDAGKDNLFFVCPLTFYHVINRSSPFFQMAVDILPRQDFELVVFLDGTAESTNFSQHVRTSYIPQEIIWGHKFLPIISRSKQGKYQVDFSNFSRIEPVPTAHCAYCYHDVNCHHHHSADGVDNRGFEAIEMEQSRSTKM; encoded by the coding sequence ATGACCCGATCTTTAAGGCAGTGGTTTAGGGACTACCTGGCTGAACGCCGATTTCGCCGAAGCCGACTGGTGACCAAAAATGGCCACTGCAACGTTGAATATGGCAACATGAGATATGGGAACATCTTTGCCTACATGCAAGATACCTGGTCCACATTTGTGGAAGTTGGCTGGTTTTCCTTCATGTTGTTCTATGTGGCCTCCTTCATTTTCAGCTGGTTCATCTTCACCCTTATCTGGTACTGGGTTGCCCGTGACAATGGTGACTTGTGGTGGCAGACCCAGCCAGAAAATCACACTGCATGTATACTAAATATGAATGACTTGGTAACTGCATATCTCTACTCAGTGGAGACACAGCTGACTATTGGGTTCGGCTATCGAGTTATTACCGCCCAGTGTCCCAGTGCCATCACTGTCATTATGGTTCAAGTTCTTATTGGTGCAGTTATTTCTTGCTTCTGGTGTGGCGTGCTTGTTCACAAAATCTCCATGCCCAGGCAAAGAGCAAAAACTGTCACTTTTAGTGAGAACGCCGTCATTTCTGCAAAACAGAATGCGCTCTGTTTACAGATCCGTGTAGCCAACCTTCGCAAGAGCCTGCTGGTTGGGAGTCAGCTCTATGGCAAGCTAATCAGGACAAGAGTCACGCCTGAAGGCAAGACGATCATCATGGAGCAAGTCAATGTTGACTTTATGGTGGATGCTGGGAAGGACAATCTGTTCTTTGTCTGCCCCTTGACCTTTTATCATGTTATTAACAGGTCAAGTCCATTTTTCCAAATGGCAGTTGACATTTTGCCCCGGCAGGACTTTGAGCTGGTGGTGTTTCTTGATGGTACAGCTGAGTCTACCAACTTCTCTCAGCACGTCAGGACTTCCTACATCCCGCAGGAGATCATATGGGGCCATAAATTTCTTCCCATCATCTCCCGCAGCAAACAGGGCAAATATCAAGTGGACTTCTCAAACTTCTCCAGAATAGAGccagtgccgacagcacatTGTGCATACTGTTATCATGATGTTAATTGCCACCATCATCACTCTGCAGATGGTGTTGATAACAGGGGTTTTGAGGCGATTGAAATGGAGCAGTCTAGATCTACCAAAATGTAA